A part of Aricia agestis chromosome 13, ilAriAges1.1, whole genome shotgun sequence genomic DNA contains:
- the LOC121733114 gene encoding cytochrome c oxidase assembly protein COX19, whose amino-acid sequence MSTAMTFGQKQFIPTPPEKGSFPLDHDGICKKTMVKYMTCLFNNESNNTMCRTEAKEYLACRMEHNLMAKEEWSKLGYKDAELKNET is encoded by the coding sequence atgtcgACGGCAATGACTTTTGGTCAAAAACAATTTATTCCAACACCTCCAGAGAAGGGCAGTTTTCCACTAGATCACGACGGCATTTGTAAGAAAACTATGGTGAAATATATGACTTGCTTATTCAATAATGAAAGTAATAACACCATGTGCCGAACTGAGGCAAAGGAATACCTGGCTTGTCGAATGGAACACAATCTTATGGCAAAAGAAGAATGGTCGAAACTTGGTTATAAAGACGCCgaattaaaaaatgaaacatag
- the LOC121733319 gene encoding uncharacterized protein LOC121733319: MSVSCEDSSKLTVEENERKLIRKRGICKQKLTHFKKYLETLESSLSAVKICELNLRLSKIEELYTEFDLIQSEIEIISQIPEHQFTEREEFELTYFETLAIARELSGRHAEANATSNTTGSETGTVLAAPTGLKLPTIKLPTFSGQYQDWLEFHDTFTSLIHNNNTIPNINKFHYLRAALKDTAALVIRSLEFSSENYEVAWDLLCDRFNNDRVLVNSHITNLFNMQPIYKESAQALRGIIDSTNRNLRALNTLKLPTDQWDILIIHFVAAKLDPSTNREWEEERNKMKALPTLKDFYEFLKSRADMLEAMGETNLKPKQHKTFITSLQQSNANTSTSRFACPVCKNKHSIYKCFKFKSFSTPMRIQKAKQLDLCINCLRSGHKERDCKLGPCRICSQRHNSLLHGQQPSSTLDSAASTSSSVVLAAAAPQPAAPAPSLAPPASVSSHSDITLSNTGGKVVLLSTALLKVKDKYGKEHHVRALLDNGSTASFITESLCTKLQLPFYSTAASVEGLNYQSSRITKRCEINIASRMYPYNANVSCFIVPHITQNLPTMIIDVSSFQIPSELNLADPMFHIPEKIEMLLGADIFWNVLLNNNISLGKHKPTLSDTKLGWLVSGSVPSYQGIPKHFTVHCHHLCENQLHFEMSKFFESETINRPESLTPEQKQCEQDFVANTRRDSEGSIGSLLSHKVLTKAC, from the exons ATGTCAGTTTCATGTGAGGATTCTAGTAAGCTCACTGTGGAGGAAAATGAAAGgaaacttatcaggaagcgaggtatttgtaaacaaaaattaacacattttaaaaaatatttagaaacattAGAGTCATCTCTTTCAGCTGTAAAGATTTGTGAGTTAAATTTGAGATTATCTAAAATAGAGGAATTGTACACAGAATTTGATCTCATCCAATCTGAAATCGAAATTATCTCCCAAATTCCAGAGCATCAGTTCACGGAGCGGGAGGAGTTCGAACTCACTTATTTCGAAACATTGGCAATTGCACGCGAGCTGAGCGGCCGCCATGCAGAGGCTAATGCTACGAGCAACACTACGGGCAGCGAGACGGGTACAGTACTTGCCGCACCAACAGGTCTGAAATTACCCACTATTAAGTTGCCTACATTTTCTGGTCAGTATCAAGATTGGCTTGAGTTTCATGACACATTTACCTCTCTTATACACAACAATAACACAATACCAAATATCAATAAGTTTCATTATTTGAGGGCTGCGTTAAAGGATACAGCGGCTTTAGTCATACGTTCTCTTGAATTTTCCTCGGAAAACTATGAAGTTGCTTGGGACTTGCTGTGTGATAGGTTTAATAATGATCGAGTGTTAGTTAACAGTCACATCACTAATTTGTTTAATATGCAACCAATTTACAAGGAATCGGCCCAGGCTTTGCGGGGCATAATTGATAGTACTAATCGAAATCTCAGGGCTCTAAATACCCTGAAGTTGCCTACAGATCAGTGGGACATACTCATTATTCATTTTGTAGCTGCTAAATTGGACCCTAGCACAAATAGGGAATGGGAGGAAGAGAGAAACAAAATGAAAGCTCTTCCGACCCTTAaagatttttatgaatttttgaaatctcGTGCGGACATGCTGGAGGCTATGGGTGAGACAAACCTCAAACCTAAACAACATAAAACGTTTATTACCTCTCTGCAGCAGAGCAATGCTAATACTAGTACTAGTAGGTTTGCTTGTCCAGTATGTAAAAACAAGCACtcaatttataaatgttttaaatttaaatcattttccaCTCCTATGCGAATTCAAAAGGCTAAACAATTAGATTTATGCATAAATTGTTTGCGTTCAGGACATAAAGAAAGGGATTGCAAATTAGGGCCATGTCGTATTTGCTCGCAACGACATAACTCGTTATTACATGGACAGCAGCCAAGTTCTACTTTGGATTCAGCTGCAAGTACCTCGTCCAGCGTAGTCCTCGCAGCGGCTGCACCACAGCCCGCTGCCCCTGCACCGTCGCTCGCACCCCCCGCATCTGTCTCGTCTCATAGTGACATAACTCTGTCGAATACAGGAGGTAAAGTTGTTTTGCTTTCGACGGCTCTGCTAAAGGTTAAAGACAAGTATGGGAAGGAACACCATGTGCGGGCTTTGCTTGACAATGGAAGCACGGCAAGCTTCATAACAGAAAGCTTATGCACTAAATTGCAATTGCCATTTTATTCTACTGCTGCGTCGGTAGAAGGATTAAATTATCAGTCTTCACGTATAACTAAACGTTGTGAAATAAATATTGCTTCACGCATGTATCCATACAATGCGAATGTCAGTTGTTTTATAGTCCCTCACATAACTCAAAACTTACCTACTATGATAATTGATGTCTCATCATTCCAAATCCCCTCTGAATTGAATTTAGCTGATCCGATGTTCCACATCCCTGAAAAAATCGAAATGCTGCTAGGTGCTGATATATTCTGgaatgttttattgaataacaACATTTCTTTGGGTAAGCACAAGCCCACACTTAGCGATACGAAGCTGGGATGGTTGGTCTCAGGTTCTGTACCGAGTTATCAAGGTATCCCTAAGCACTTCACCGTCCACTGCCATCATTTGTGTGAGAATCAACTCCACTTTGAGATGTCTAAATTTTTCGAGTCTGAAACAATTAATAGACCTGAGAGTTTAACTCCTGAACAGAAACAGTGCGAACAAGATTTTGTTGCCAATACAAGGCGAGATAGTGAGGGCAG CATCGGCTCCCTTCTTAGCCACAAGGTGCTTACGAAAGCTTGCTGA
- the LOC121733215 gene encoding uncharacterized protein LOC121733215, whose protein sequence is MPLSFCTSRGGGPARLSLNTTSQHGQRMFSNFCKLQRVMAYIQRFIYNCRHSHNKYTGHLTVKELVSSNQTLCKLAQMEIFPKEYSTLSKNNNLPAKNCLQNMRPFMHNDGLIRVGGRLSNSEYCYDTKHPIILHASHHLTKLIFQHYHILTMHAGPQHLLSTIRQKYWPIAGRNLARKTVHDCIKCCRFAGRSIQPVMGNLPKERLSMTYPFLNVAVDYAGPILIADKKGRGCKLIKSWICVFVCLAVKAVHVELVTDLSKDGFLAALQRFVARRGKPISIYSDNGTNFTAASRDLARFLKASGEEIGVSASELAINFKFSPAYSPHFNGLAEAAVKSIKHHLKRVLTLTNLTYEEMYTLLVGIEGILNSRPITPLSSDPTDLIPLTPSHFLIGRTMTNIPEQIDDQRPLHLQTRYERISTLKGHFWKRFYKEYFAELQCRQKWKGDHSQLHLGEMVLVKDDRLPPNRWLLGRVVHLYPGSDGIARVADIQTTSGTLRRAYNRLCPLPVLESSLPTGPACEVAANLS, encoded by the exons ATGCCACTCAGCTTCTGCACGAGCAGAGGTGGTGGTCCGGCCCGTCTTTCCTTAAATACGACGAGTCAACATGGCCAGAGAAT gttttcaaatttTTGCAAACTACAGAGAGTCATGGCATATATTCAGCGCTTCATATATAACTGCCGTCACTCACACAATAAATACACTGGACATCTAACAGTCAAGGAACTTGTGTCCTCTAATCAAACATTATGTAAATTAGCACAAATGGAAATATTTCCTAAAGAATATTCcactttatcaaaaaataataacttacctGCAAAAAATTGTTTACAGAATATGCGACCGTTTATGCATAATGACGGTCTGATACGCGTCGGAGGACGACTATCAAATTCGGAATATTGTTACGATACCAAGCACCCTATCATACTTCATGCTTCACACCATCTTACGAAATTAATCTTCCAACACTATCACATACTCACTATGCATGCGGGACCACAGCATTTATTATCCACTATTCGTCAAAAATACTGGCCAATCGCAGGTCGTAATCTAGCAAGAAAAACAGTTCATGATTGTATTAAGTGCTGTCGTTTCGCAGGTAGATCAATCCAACCAGTCATGGGTAACTTGCCAAAGGAACGTCTTTCTATGACGTATCCGTTCTTAAATGTAGCAGTCGATTACGCAGGCCCAATCTTGATTGCTGACAAGAAAGGTAGAGGGTGCAAATTAATTAAATCGTGGATTTGCGTTTTTGTTTGTCTGGCGGTAAAGGCTGTACACGTTGAGCTGGTGACAGACTTGTCAAAAGATGGCTTCCTCGCAGCGCTGCAGAGATTCGTTGCTCGTAGGGGAAAGCCCATCAGTATCTATTCCGATAACGGAACCAATTTTACTGCGGCTAGCAGGGATCTGGCTAGGTTCTTGAAGGCGAGTGGTGAGGAGATAGGTGTCTCGGCATCAGAGTTAgcgattaattttaaattttctccCGCGTATTCACCACACTTTAACGGCTTAGCAGAAGCAGCAGTAAAGTCGATTAAGCATCATCTAAAAAGAGTTTTAACACTTACCAATTTAACATACGAAGAAATGTACACTCTATTAGTAGGGATAGAAGGCATACTCAATTCTAGGCCCATAACTCCTCTTTCTTCCGATCCCACTGACCTAATCCCACTTACACCGTCCCATTTCCTGATCGGAAGAACAATGACCAATATTCCAGAGCAAATAGATGATCAGAGGCCATTACACCTACAGACTAGATATGAAAGAATAAGCACATTAAAGGGCCACTTCTGGAAACGATTCTACAAAGAATACTTTGCTGAGCTGCAATGCCGCCAAAAATGGAAAGGTGATCACAGTCAACTTCATCTAGGCGAGATGGTGTTGGTCAAGGACGATCGATTGCCTCCGAACCGCTGGCTGCTTGGACGTGTGGTCCACCTCTACCCTGGCTCAGATGGCATCGCGCGAGTAGCAGACATCCAGACGACCTCAGGGACTCTACGGCGCGCCTACAACCGGCTCTGCCCGCTACCTGTTTTGGAATCTTCGCTTCCAACGGGGCCAGCATGTGAAGTAGCAGCAAActtaagttaa